One Phyllopteryx taeniolatus isolate TA_2022b unplaced genomic scaffold, UOR_Ptae_1.2 contig_31, whole genome shotgun sequence DNA segment encodes these proteins:
- the LOC133473625 gene encoding gastrula zinc finger protein XlCGF57.1-like isoform X1: MKGKVYKTVVRRLMDVVREDMRAVGVREEDAGDRLTWERMTRVATPNGTSPKEKIYLLPSSPHPQTHTQEHSAFQRKFDNSEHLRPERQEPEPPHIKEEVEPILIKKEEEDARPHIKQEEEDITKSPSTGVPLKSEDEGQSEESRGAGPPSSRSSQHMATEGDGDRCGGSQADGHLAPLSDSDDMTSHSTHTDEDDDDDEQSEGDMTCHTDKKQWKCSQCGKTFAYKSILKHHVRTHTGEKPFSCSDCGQRFSHKGHLTSHTRTHTGEKPFSCSVCGQRFFVKGSLKIHTKIHTGEKKFSCSVCGKRFTQKGYLKVHTRTHTGEKPFSCSVCGQRFSVKESLKIHTRTHTGEKPFSCSVCGQRFSEKGSLKIHTRMHTGEKPFACSVCGQRFSVKGSLEIHTRTHTGEKPFSCSVCGQRFTRKGNLKIHTRTHTGEKPFSCSVCGQRFSVKGSLKIHTRTHTGEKPLSCSVCGQRFPRKGNLTQHTRTHTGEKPFCCSVCGQRFSQKGNLKMHTRTHTGKKPFSCAVCGQRFSVKGSLKIHTRTHTGEKPFSCSDCGQRFSYKYQAKTHKCAGENSSDQEAFNENVNV; encoded by the exons atgaagggcaaagtttataaaacagtggtgagaaggttgatggatgtcgtgagggaagacatgagggcagttggtgttcgagaggaggatgcaggagataggcttacatgggaaaggatgacgcgtgtggcgacccctaatgggacaagcccaaaggaaaagatttATTTACTTCCCTCCTCCCcgcacccacaaacacacacacaagagcatTCTGCTTTTCAGCGTAAGTTTG ACAACAGTGAACATCTTCGTCCTGAGCGGCAGGAaccagagccccctcacatcaaagaggaagtggagcccattttgataaaaaaagaggaggaagacgcACGCCCCCacatcaaacaggaagaggaggatatCACCAAGTCTCCATCGACTGGTGtgcctttgaagagtgaagatgaaggtcaaagtgaggagagcagaggggcggggcctccaagcagcaggtcaagtcaacacatggcaacagaaggtgatggagaccgctgtggaggatcacaagcagacggccaCTTAGCGCCActgtcagatagtgacgacatgacgtcacactctACTCAcactgatgaagatgatgatgatgatgaacagtcggaaggtgatatgacatgtcacactgacaaaaaacaatggaaatgttctcagtgtgggaaaacatttgcttatAAGAGCATTTTGAAACACCACgtgagaacccacactggtgagaaacctttttcctgctcagattgcgGTCAAAGGTTCTCTCACAAGGGACACTTGACAAgccacacaagaacccacactggtgagaagcctttttcctgctcagtttgtggtcaaagattctttgtgaagggaagcttaaaaatacacacaaaaattcacactggtgagaaaaaattttcctgctcagtttgtggtaaaagattcactcagaagggataTTTAAAAGTACACacgagaacccacactggtgagaaacctttttcctgctcagtttgtggtcaaagattctctgtgaaggaaagcttaaaaatacacacaagaacacacactggtgagaaacctttttcctgctccgtttgtggtcaaagattctctgaaaagggaagcttaaaaatacacacaagaatgcacactggtgagaaaccctttgcctgctcagtttgtgggcaaagattctctgtgaagggaaGCTTAGAAATACACacgagaacccacactggtgagaaacctttttcctgctcagtttgtggtcaaagattcactcggaaaggaaacttaaaaatacacacaagaacacacactggagagaaacctttttcctgctccgtttgtggtcaaagattctctgtgaagggaagcttaaaaatacacacaagaactcacaccggtgagaaacctttgtcctgctcagtttgtggtcaaagattcccTCGGAAGGGAAActtaacacaacacacaagaacccacactggtgagaaacctttttgctgctcagtttgtggtcaaagattctctcaaaagggaaacttaaaaatgcacaccagaacgcacactggtaagaaacctttttcctgcgccgtttgtggtcaaagattctccgtgaagggaagcttaaaaatacacacaagaactcacactggtgagaaacctttttcctgctccgaTTGTGGTCAACGTTTCTCTTATAAGTATCAGgctaagacacacaagtgtgctggtgagaacagcagtgatcaagaagcttttaatgaaaatgtaaatgtttaa
- the LOC133473625 gene encoding gastrula zinc finger protein XlCGF57.1-like isoform X2, translating to MGARRAAEYEEKLCGPKEEKEPQRQRLDAAFNLQPPTVLCGADNSEHLRPERQEPEPPHIKEEVEPILIKKEEEDARPHIKQEEEDITKSPSTGVPLKSEDEGQSEESRGAGPPSSRSSQHMATEGDGDRCGGSQADGHLAPLSDSDDMTSHSTHTDEDDDDDEQSEGDMTCHTDKKQWKCSQCGKTFAYKSILKHHVRTHTGEKPFSCSDCGQRFSHKGHLTSHTRTHTGEKPFSCSVCGQRFFVKGSLKIHTKIHTGEKKFSCSVCGKRFTQKGYLKVHTRTHTGEKPFSCSVCGQRFSVKESLKIHTRTHTGEKPFSCSVCGQRFSEKGSLKIHTRMHTGEKPFACSVCGQRFSVKGSLEIHTRTHTGEKPFSCSVCGQRFTRKGNLKIHTRTHTGEKPFSCSVCGQRFSVKGSLKIHTRTHTGEKPLSCSVCGQRFPRKGNLTQHTRTHTGEKPFCCSVCGQRFSQKGNLKMHTRTHTGKKPFSCAVCGQRFSVKGSLKIHTRTHTGEKPFSCSDCGQRFSYKYQAKTHKCAGENSSDQEAFNENVNV from the exons ATGGGTGCAAGAAGGGCAGCGGAGTACGAGGAGAAACTTTGTGgaccaaaagaggagaaggagccacaacGTCAACGACTGGACGCTGCGTTCAATCTGCAGCCTCCAACTGTGCTATGCGGAGCAG ACAACAGTGAACATCTTCGTCCTGAGCGGCAGGAaccagagccccctcacatcaaagaggaagtggagcccattttgataaaaaaagaggaggaagacgcACGCCCCCacatcaaacaggaagaggaggatatCACCAAGTCTCCATCGACTGGTGtgcctttgaagagtgaagatgaaggtcaaagtgaggagagcagaggggcggggcctccaagcagcaggtcaagtcaacacatggcaacagaaggtgatggagaccgctgtggaggatcacaagcagacggccaCTTAGCGCCActgtcagatagtgacgacatgacgtcacactctACTCAcactgatgaagatgatgatgatgatgaacagtcggaaggtgatatgacatgtcacactgacaaaaaacaatggaaatgttctcagtgtgggaaaacatttgcttatAAGAGCATTTTGAAACACCACgtgagaacccacactggtgagaaacctttttcctgctcagattgcgGTCAAAGGTTCTCTCACAAGGGACACTTGACAAgccacacaagaacccacactggtgagaagcctttttcctgctcagtttgtggtcaaagattctttgtgaagggaagcttaaaaatacacacaaaaattcacactggtgagaaaaaattttcctgctcagtttgtggtaaaagattcactcagaagggataTTTAAAAGTACACacgagaacccacactggtgagaaacctttttcctgctcagtttgtggtcaaagattctctgtgaaggaaagcttaaaaatacacacaagaacacacactggtgagaaacctttttcctgctccgtttgtggtcaaagattctctgaaaagggaagcttaaaaatacacacaagaatgcacactggtgagaaaccctttgcctgctcagtttgtgggcaaagattctctgtgaagggaaGCTTAGAAATACACacgagaacccacactggtgagaaacctttttcctgctcagtttgtggtcaaagattcactcggaaaggaaacttaaaaatacacacaagaacacacactggagagaaacctttttcctgctccgtttgtggtcaaagattctctgtgaagggaagcttaaaaatacacacaagaactcacaccggtgagaaacctttgtcctgctcagtttgtggtcaaagattcccTCGGAAGGGAAActtaacacaacacacaagaacccacactggtgagaaacctttttgctgctcagtttgtggtcaaagattctctcaaaagggaaacttaaaaatgcacaccagaacgcacactggtaagaaacctttttcctgcgccgtttgtggtcaaagattctccgtgaagggaagcttaaaaatacacacaagaactcacactggtgagaaacctttttcctgctccgaTTGTGGTCAACGTTTCTCTTATAAGTATCAGgctaagacacacaagtgtgctggtgagaacagcagtgatcaagaagcttttaatgaaaatgtaaatgtttaa